One genomic region from Granulicatella adiacens ATCC 49175 encodes:
- the queA gene encoding tRNA preQ1(34) S-adenosylmethionine ribosyltransferase-isomerase QueA: MNYTTKDFDFDLPEELIAQTPLKDRTSSRLLMVDKTKHTIEDRHFSDLLEELEAGDTLVVNNTRVLPARLYGTKEETGAHIEVLLLTNTEGDKWETLVKPAKRMKVGSVVSFGDGRLKATVIEELEQGGRIIEFSYEGVFLEVLESLGEMPLPPYIKERLEDKERYQTVYAKENGSAAAPTAGLHFTEELMQQIRDKGVNIVPVTLHVGLGTFRPVSVDSLEDHKMHSEYYNVSKETADMIEATKKAGKRVIAVGTTSIRTLETVARDNDGHVVPASGWTDIFISPGYEFGVVDAFVTNFHLPKSTLVMLVSAYLGREFTLEAYQHAIEERYRFFSFGDAMFVHK; encoded by the coding sequence ATGAACTATACAACTAAAGATTTTGACTTCGATTTACCCGAAGAATTAATCGCGCAAACGCCATTAAAAGACCGTACGTCTTCGCGTCTATTGATGGTGGATAAAACTAAGCACACGATTGAAGATAGACATTTTTCTGATTTACTAGAAGAATTAGAAGCAGGGGATACACTTGTTGTGAATAACACACGTGTACTTCCAGCACGTCTTTATGGAACAAAAGAAGAAACGGGTGCTCATATTGAAGTGTTACTATTAACGAATACAGAGGGTGACAAGTGGGAAACTCTTGTGAAACCTGCTAAACGTATGAAAGTAGGTAGTGTCGTTTCTTTTGGTGACGGTCGACTTAAAGCAACAGTTATTGAAGAATTAGAACAAGGTGGACGTATCATTGAGTTTTCATACGAAGGAGTATTCCTCGAAGTATTGGAATCTCTTGGGGAAATGCCTTTACCACCTTATATTAAAGAGCGTTTAGAAGATAAAGAACGTTATCAAACGGTTTATGCTAAAGAAAATGGATCTGCAGCAGCACCTACAGCTGGCTTGCACTTTACGGAAGAATTAATGCAACAAATCCGTGACAAGGGCGTGAATATTGTTCCAGTCACATTGCACGTTGGTCTAGGAACGTTTAGACCTGTTTCTGTGGATTCGCTAGAAGACCATAAGATGCATTCTGAGTATTATAATGTGTCAAAAGAAACTGCGGATATGATTGAAGCGACTAAAAAAGCTGGCAAACGCGTCATTGCTGTTGGGACGACTTCGATTCGTACACTAGAAACAGTTGCTAGAGACAACGATGGGCATGTGGTGCCTGCGAGTGGTTGGACAGATATTTTCATCTCGCCAGGGTATGAGTTTGGTGTAGTTGATGCATTTGTGACGAATTTCCACTTGCCAAAATCAACGCTTGTGATGCTTGTTAGCGCATATCTTGGACGTGAATTCACACTAGAAGCGTATCAGCACGCTATCGAAGAACGTTATCGCTTCTTTAGTTTTGGCGATGCAATGTTTGTGCATAAATAA
- the ruvB gene encoding Holliday junction branch migration DNA helicase RuvB has product MEEERFIDQNPLDEVEVQDELSLRPQTLQQYIGQQKVKEELAIYIQAARSRSEALDHVLLYGPPGLGKTTLAMVIANELEVGIKTTSGPAIERPGDLVALLNDLEAGDVLFIDEIHRLPRVVEEMLYSAMEDFFVDIVVGQGPTAHPVHFPLPPFTLIGATTRAGALSAPLRDRFGIVEHMEYYDEASLSEIVKRSANVFDSEIKDEAALEIALRSRGTPRIANRLLKRVRDFSQVYEEGMISKEITQQALKVLRVDAKGLDHIDRKLLTAMIDLYDGGPVGLGAIAANISEDAETIEDMYEPYLLQIGFLKRTSRGRVVTPEGYAHLGRLYPMS; this is encoded by the coding sequence GTGGAGGAAGAACGTTTTATTGACCAAAACCCGCTTGACGAAGTGGAAGTACAAGACGAGTTATCACTAAGACCACAGACGTTACAACAATATATCGGTCAACAAAAAGTAAAAGAAGAACTTGCCATTTATATTCAAGCGGCGCGTAGTCGTTCTGAAGCCTTGGATCACGTGTTACTATACGGACCTCCAGGACTCGGGAAGACGACACTCGCGATGGTCATTGCCAATGAATTAGAAGTGGGTATTAAGACAACCAGTGGTCCAGCGATTGAACGCCCAGGAGACTTAGTGGCTCTTTTAAATGATTTAGAAGCAGGAGATGTTTTATTTATCGACGAAATTCACCGCTTGCCACGTGTAGTGGAGGAGATGCTGTATTCTGCGATGGAAGATTTCTTTGTAGATATCGTAGTCGGACAAGGGCCAACTGCGCATCCAGTGCATTTTCCATTGCCGCCGTTTACGTTGATTGGAGCAACAACTCGTGCGGGGGCACTTTCTGCACCGCTTCGTGACCGTTTCGGGATTGTGGAACATATGGAATATTATGATGAGGCTTCTCTGTCTGAGATTGTTAAACGTAGTGCAAATGTCTTTGATAGTGAAATTAAAGATGAAGCCGCTCTTGAGATTGCACTTCGTTCTCGCGGGACACCGCGTATTGCCAATCGCCTACTGAAACGTGTACGTGACTTTTCTCAAGTATACGAAGAAGGCATGATTTCAAAAGAAATTACGCAGCAAGCATTGAAGGTCTTACGTGTGGACGCTAAAGGGCTAGACCATATTGACCGTAAATTGTTGACGGCGATGATTGATTTATACGATGGTGGTCCTGTTGGTCTTGGAGCTATTGCGGCGAACATTTCAGAAGATGCGGAAACCATTGAAGATATGTATGAACCGTATTTATTACAAATTGGATTTTTAAAACGGACATCACGCGGTCGTGTGGTGACACCGGAAGGATATGCTCACTTAGGGCGCTTGTATCCCATGTCGTAA
- the ruvA gene encoding Holliday junction branch migration protein RuvA: MYEYLNGELAHILPTAIVIDVHGVGYQVVFANPYRLQDSLKKQIKVLVQQVVREDSITLYGFISSEERELFQRLISVSGIGPKSAMSILANDDTEGFVNAVESGNVTYLTKFPGVGKKTAQQIILDLKGKFEALPEETTKAVVSTNQATLEEAKEALLGLGYSAKEIKKIWKSLEAAAPSTTQEALKVAFKLLMK; this comes from the coding sequence ATGTATGAATACTTAAATGGAGAGTTAGCGCATATCTTACCAACAGCTATTGTTATCGATGTGCATGGCGTAGGCTATCAAGTGGTATTTGCAAACCCATACCGCTTGCAAGATTCTCTAAAAAAACAAATTAAAGTTTTAGTACAACAAGTTGTTCGTGAGGATTCGATTACCTTATACGGATTTATCTCAAGCGAAGAACGCGAATTATTCCAACGATTAATTAGTGTTTCAGGTATTGGTCCAAAGAGTGCGATGAGTATTTTAGCAAATGACGATACGGAAGGTTTCGTGAACGCTGTAGAAAGTGGGAATGTCACTTATTTAACAAAATTCCCAGGAGTTGGGAAGAAAACAGCGCAACAAATTATTCTTGACTTGAAAGGAAAGTTTGAAGCACTACCAGAGGAAACCACGAAAGCAGTTGTTTCAACGAACCAAGCCACTCTTGAAGAAGCAAAAGAAGCCTTACTTGGTCTTGGGTATTCTGCAAAAGAAATTAAAAAGATTTGGAAGTCACTGGAAGCTGCTGCTCCAAGTACGACGCAAGAGGCATTAAAAGTGGCCTTTAAACTATTGATGAAATAA
- a CDS encoding NADPH-dependent FMN reductase, with product MKNILFVVGSLRKGSFNHQMAEKAVQLLEGKATVSYLDYSNLPLMNQDLETPVLPEVQAARDAIGKADAIWIFSPVYNFAIPGTVKNLIDWMSRALDLSNPSGPSILQDKVVTVSALAAAGHDQLFASYQSLLPFVRMQVVGDFTAATINPEAWGTGVVTLSDEVVAGLEKQAEALLNA from the coding sequence ATGAAAAACATTTTATTTGTAGTAGGAAGCTTACGTAAAGGAAGTTTTAACCATCAAATGGCTGAAAAAGCAGTACAACTTTTAGAAGGAAAAGCAACAGTATCATACTTAGACTACTCAAACCTTCCATTAATGAACCAAGATTTAGAAACTCCAGTATTACCTGAAGTACAAGCAGCACGCGATGCTATCGGTAAAGCAGATGCTATTTGGATTTTCTCACCAGTTTATAATTTCGCTATTCCAGGAACAGTGAAAAACTTAATTGACTGGATGAGTCGTGCTCTAGATTTATCAAACCCAAGTGGACCTTCTATTTTACAAGATAAAGTAGTAACAGTGTCTGCATTGGCAGCAGCTGGGCATGATCAATTATTCGCTTCATATCAATCATTATTACCATTTGTACGCATGCAAGTAGTAGGTGATTTCACAGCTGCAACAATTAACCCAGAAGCTTGGGGAACTGGTGTTGTTACATTAAGCGATGAAGTAGTAGCAGGACTTGAAAAACAAGCTGAAGCATTATTAAATGCATAA
- a CDS encoding PspC domain-containing protein yields MEKRLTRNVKEKKIMGVCAGVADYYGIDVSLVRIGWAISVLAAGTGALAYAVLSFVLPEGE; encoded by the coding sequence TTGGAAAAACGTTTAACACGTAATGTAAAAGAAAAGAAAATTATGGGAGTTTGTGCTGGTGTAGCTGATTACTATGGTATCGATGTATCATTAGTTCGTATCGGCTGGGCAATATCTGTCTTAGCTGCAGGAACTGGTGCTCTAGCATACGCAGTTTTATCATTTGTACTTCCTGAAGGTGAATAA
- the pta gene encoding phosphate acetyltransferase, which produces MELFEELSLKVKGKDVKIVFPEGDEPRIIGAAVRLLADGLCKPILLGNVDAINEVAEARGFNISHLEIIDPETYADDKYAEMVASFVARRNGKVSEEDAQKLLRDVTYFGTMMVYMGLADGLVSGAVHSTGDTVRPALQIIKTKPGVSRTSGAFIMINSDKSKKYLFSDCAININPNAQELAEIAVESAKTAELFGIEPNVAMLSFSTKGSAKSEEALKVAEATKIAQELAPNYNIDGELQFDAAFVPSVGKQKAPDSPVAGQATVFVFPEIQSGNIGYKIAQRFGNFEAIGPILQGLNKPISDLSRGCNEEDVYKLAIITANQALMEN; this is translated from the coding sequence GTGGAATTATTTGAAGAATTATCACTTAAAGTGAAAGGGAAAGACGTTAAAATCGTATTTCCAGAAGGAGATGAACCAAGAATTATTGGTGCGGCTGTTCGTTTATTAGCAGATGGACTTTGCAAACCAATCTTACTTGGAAATGTAGATGCTATTAATGAAGTAGCAGAAGCTCGTGGATTTAACATTTCTCATTTAGAAATTATCGATCCTGAAACTTATGCGGACGATAAATATGCAGAAATGGTTGCAAGCTTTGTAGCACGTCGAAACGGTAAAGTATCTGAAGAAGATGCGCAAAAATTATTACGTGACGTAACTTACTTCGGAACAATGATGGTATACATGGGCTTAGCAGACGGATTAGTATCTGGTGCGGTTCACTCAACAGGGGACACTGTACGTCCAGCATTACAAATCATCAAAACAAAACCAGGAGTATCTCGTACAAGTGGTGCGTTCATCATGATCAACAGCGACAAATCTAAGAAATACTTATTCTCAGACTGCGCAATCAACATTAACCCTAACGCACAAGAATTAGCTGAAATCGCAGTAGAATCTGCTAAAACAGCTGAATTATTCGGTATTGAACCAAACGTTGCAATGTTAAGTTTCTCAACTAAAGGTTCTGCTAAATCTGAAGAAGCATTAAAAGTAGCTGAAGCAACTAAAATCGCTCAAGAATTAGCTCCAAACTACAACATCGACGGAGAATTACAATTCGATGCTGCATTCGTACCAAGCGTTGGTAAACAAAAAGCTCCAGACTCACCAGTAGCTGGACAAGCAACTGTATTCGTATTCCCAGAAATCCAATCAGGTAACATCGGATACAAAATTGCACAACGTTTCGGTAACTTCGAAGCTATTGGACCAATCTTACAAGGATTAAATAAACCAATCTCTGACTTATCACGTGGATGTAACGAAGAAGACGTCTACAAATTAGCGATCATTACAGCTAACCAAGCGTTGATGGAAAACTAG
- a CDS encoding threonine/serine ThrE exporter family protein produces MRSYAKKLMDTAILAGQIMLECNAESYRVEETMNYILSTSNFETCEAFAMATGIFATLDDDCIDSITEIRRVPNRDTNLNRIYKVNAISRQLVTKEIDLDTAYQRLQDLKESEYPQWLKDLGLILMCGFYAALFGATPIELVIASVAAIIMPFVYKLDPKLKLGTFVLNLISIIPAIVIIILIQKHFVPDARIGISIVGLIMPAVPGTAITNAIRDTLRGDYNSGAARAIEAFVTALSVAIAVALGLVLAGGANPL; encoded by the coding sequence GTGCGATCATATGCAAAAAAATTAATGGATACCGCTATTCTGGCTGGTCAAATCATGCTAGAATGTAACGCTGAATCCTATCGCGTGGAAGAAACCATGAACTATATTCTCTCCACTTCAAACTTTGAAACTTGCGAAGCCTTCGCGATGGCGACTGGAATCTTTGCAACGCTCGATGACGACTGTATCGATTCTATTACAGAAATCCGCCGTGTTCCAAATCGTGACACAAATTTAAATCGTATCTATAAAGTTAACGCCATTTCTCGTCAATTAGTGACAAAAGAAATCGACCTTGATACGGCTTATCAACGATTACAAGATTTAAAAGAATCCGAATATCCACAGTGGTTAAAAGACTTAGGCCTTATTCTGATGTGTGGGTTCTACGCTGCTCTATTTGGAGCAACGCCAATTGAACTCGTCATAGCATCAGTAGCAGCGATTATCATGCCATTTGTTTATAAGTTAGATCCTAAATTAAAATTAGGAACATTCGTGTTGAACCTCATCTCGATTATTCCTGCGATTGTCATTATCATTTTGATTCAGAAACATTTCGTTCCGGACGCTCGAATCGGCATCTCCATTGTAGGATTAATCATGCCGGCCGTTCCTGGAACCGCCATTACAAATGCCATTCGCGATACATTACGCGGAGACTACAACTCAGGAGCAGCTCGGGCAATTGAAGCGTTTGTGACGGCTCTTTCCGTCGCTATTGCAGTTGCTTTGGGACTCGTGTTAGCAGGAGGTGCAAACCCCTTATGA
- a CDS encoding threonine/serine exporter family protein — translation MIYQVISALIAVYFSCIVFEAPKRLLIHISIIGGIGWFVYLFFLDSSGLQLATYYSGLTIAFLSHLAARYFKAPVTVFFIPGFFPLVPGAGMYRTVYAFFVGDVEKGKFFFGQTMITAGMIALAIFTVDSIFRLYSHWQSSRRQSAN, via the coding sequence ATGATTTATCAAGTGATTAGTGCTCTCATCGCTGTCTACTTCAGTTGTATTGTCTTTGAAGCACCAAAACGACTCCTCATTCATATTTCGATTATTGGAGGCATTGGTTGGTTTGTATATCTCTTCTTCTTGGACAGTTCTGGATTACAACTAGCTACTTACTATAGCGGCCTTACCATTGCTTTTTTATCGCACTTAGCAGCACGCTATTTTAAAGCTCCCGTAACGGTATTTTTTATCCCTGGATTTTTCCCACTCGTTCCTGGTGCAGGCATGTATCGTACTGTATATGCATTCTTTGTTGGAGATGTTGAAAAAGGAAAATTCTTCTTCGGTCAAACAATGATTACTGCCGGGATGATTGCACTTGCTATCTTTACGGTCGATTCGATTTTCCGTCTGTATTCGCATTGGCAATCTTCACGCCGTCAATCAGCAAACTAA